The Garra rufa chromosome 18, GarRuf1.0, whole genome shotgun sequence genome window below encodes:
- the LOC141290999 gene encoding protein FAM13A-like, protein MEMRAIGVLSVCVETPRAVFGVPLISLRKSGQMRQGLPLVLTHLVESVEKHGLTMSGLFRLSGSVKHCKELRKSFDEGSFPEVDSVNILTLGSLLKAFVRELPGGLIPEPQRTQLLKVFKDSKKKELNQAVRTILNSLPEEHFNVLCYLMFFLSRVAAESHLNLMTSENLSVVFGPSIFHVPFSPNMFEEQGQCNALTKHLLDNLIHLLPNMYPHASTSNKAEEMEDWKNEECVQQLLCTEIRSKQPKTGRLGQLRKGLRGFWRKFCSCTHSSDIESGEASAEVETQK, encoded by the exons ATGGAAATGAGAGCGATTGGTGTTTTATCAGTGTGT GTGGAAACACCAAGAGCCGTGTTCGGTGTGCCCCTCATCAGCCTGAGGAAGAGCGGACAGATGAGGCAAGGTCTTCCTCTGGTGCTCACACATTTAGTGGAGTCTGTGGAGAAGCACG GTCTCACTATGAGTGGCCTGTTCAGGCTTTCCGGGTCAGTGAAACACTGCAAGGAACTGAGGAAAAGTTTTGATGAAGGAAGCTTTCCAGAGGTTGACAGTGTGAATATTCTTACATTGGGCTCCTTATTGAAAGCTTTCGTGAGGGAATTGCCTGGTGGACTTATTCCAGAGCCACAAAGGACACAACTGCTGAAAGTGTTCAAGG ATTCTAAAAAGAAAGAACTGAATCAGGCTGTGAGGACAATCCTGAACAGTCTTCCAGAGGAACATTTTAATGTCCTCTGCTACCTAATGTTCTTCCTGTCCCGTGTGGCTGCTGAGAGTCATCTGAATCTAATGACATCTGAGAACTTGTCAGTAGTTTTTGGACCCAGCATCTTTCA TGTTCCTTTCAGCCCCAACATGTTTGAGGAACAGGGGCAGTGTAATGCTTTGACTAAGCACCTGTTGGACAACCTGATCCACCTTCTGCCAAACATGTATCCTCATGCATCCACCAGCAATAAAGCA gAGGAAATGGAGGACTGGAAGAATGAAGAGTGTGTCCAACAGCTGCTATGCACAGAAATAAG ATCAAAGCAGCCCAAAACTGGACGACTTGGGCAATTGAGAAAAGGATTAAGAGGTTTTTGGAGAAAGTTCTGCTCATGCACTCACAG CAGTGACATAGAGAGTGGAGAGGCCTCTGCAGAAGTGGAGACCCAGAAATAA
- the nucks1b gene encoding nuclear ubiquitous casein and cyclin-dependent kinase substrate 1b has translation MARPSRNKRVVDYAQFQESDDADEEYGRESDLPEKPPVKRRLVCLNNYSIVNNDSDDDGKVVRKKGRQVRQAATKAASKQREILLGDGGSEDEEGEEEEEEDDSDVYTGEDSGSDEDFMVEDDDDDSDYGRPKRKSNSKVSRRSKDKKSPKPKIRASATRGPKKRRGKRQTKVKRVVKKASPKVEDEDIESNKEEEEEEEAQEENKKESPAAKKKQDDESGAEGEENNGNGEKEEEEEKENENEKEEKDDVSEEEAPSGED, from the exons ATGGCGAGACCTTCAAG GAATAAAAGGGTTGTTGACTATGCACAATTCCAGGAGTCTGACGACGCAG ATGAGGAATATGGAAGAGAATCGGACCTGCCTGAGAAACCCCCTGTAAAGCGCAGGTTAGTCTGTTTGAATAATTATAGTATTGTAAATA ATGACAGTGATGATGATGGTAAGGTCGTGAGGAAGAAGGGCCGGCAGGTGCGTCAGGCTGCCACTAAAGCTGCATCCAAACAGAGGGAGATTCTTCTTGGGGATGGAGGAAGTGAGGATGAAGAgggagaggaagaggaggaggaagatgaCAGTGACGTTTATACTGGGG AGGATTCAGGCAGCGATGAAGACTTCATGGTTGAGGATGACGATGATGACAGCGATTATGGCCGACCCAAACGGAAGTCAAACTCGAAAGTGAGCAGAAGAAGCAAAGACAAGAAATCCCCGAAACCCAAGATAAGGGCTTCAG CAACCCGAGGGCCCAAGAAGAGGAGAGGAAAGCGTCAGACGAAGGTGAAGAGAGTTGTGAAGAAGGCCTCGCCTAAAGTCGAAGACGAAGACATCGAGAGCAacaaggaggaggaggaagaagaagaggCGCAAGAGGAGAACAAAAAGGAGTCGCCCGCCGCCAAGAAGAAGCAGGATGACGAAAGTGGCGCAGAAGGAGAGGAAAACAATGGCAATGGAGAAaaggaagaagaggaggagaaggagaacgAAAATGAGAAAGAGGAAAAGGACGATGTTTCTGAGGAGGAAGCTCCATCAGGTGAAGACTGA
- the LOC141290997 gene encoding NEDD8-activating enzyme E1 catalytic subunit-like isoform X3 codes for MAVEGCSIGDWDGRWNHVQKFLERTGPFTHPDFEPSEETLQFLLETCKILVIGAGGLGCELLKNLALSGFRHIHVVDMDIIDVSNLNRQFLFRSKDVGHPKADVAAEFINQRVPGCNVTPHFKKIQDFDASFYRQFHIIVCGLDSIIARRWINGMLLSLLSYEDGVLDPSSIIPLIDGGTEGFKGNARVILPGMTACIDCTLELYPPQITFPMCTIASMPRLPEHCIEYVKVLQWPKDKPFGDAVSLDGDNPEHVQWVLQESLKRAAEFNITGVTYRLTQGVVKRIIPAVASTNAVIAAACATEVFKIATSAYIPLNNYLVFNDVDGLYTYTFEAERKDNCSACSQVPQKLQFPPSAKLQEVLEYLTENASLQMKSPAITATLEGKNKTLYLQTIASIEERTRPNLCKTLKELGLADGQELAVADVTTPQTVLFKLNFTSETCSIKHVQN; via the exons ATGGCAGTTGAAGGTTGCAGTATTGGTGACTGGGATGGTCGCTGGAATCATGTGCAGAAGTTCCTGGAAAGAACTGGCCCCTTCACACACCCAGACTTTGAACCTAGTGAGGAG ACACTACAGTTTCTGTTGGAAACATGCAAAATCCTGGTCATTGGAGCTGGGGGTCTTGGCTGTGAACTACTGAAAAACCTG GCTCTGTCAGGTTTTCGTCATATTCATGTTGTGGATATGGACATCATTGACGTCTCCAACCTCAACAGACAGTTTCTGTTTAG GTCCAAAGATGTTGGACACCCTAAAGCAGATGTGGCAGCTGAGTTTATAAACCAGCGTGTTCCTGGTTGTAATGTCACACC ACACTTTAAAAAAATTCAAGATTTTGATGCTTCATTTTATAGAC AGTTTCATATTATTGTTTGTGGGCTGGACTCAATCATTGCCAGGCGCTGGATCAATGGGATGCTG ttgtccCTGCTCTCTTATGAAGATGGAGTTTTGGATCCCAGCTCTATCATTCCTCTGATAGATGGAGGGACAGAGGGCTTTAAGGGGAATGCAAGAGTCATCCTGCCAGGAATGACAGCCTGTATAGACTGCACACTGGAGCTTTACCCACCACAA ATCACTTTCCCAATGTGCACTATTGCCTCAATGCCACGGCTACCAGAGCACTGTATAGAGTATGTGAAAGTGCTGCAGTGGCCCAAAGACAAACCCTTTGGAG ATGCTGTTAGTCTGGATGGTGATAATCCAGAGCACGTTCAGTGGGTGCTCCAGGAGTCTTTAAAGAGAGCAGCTGAGTTTAATATCACTGGTGTCACCTACAGACTCACTCAAG GTGTGGTTAAGCGAATCATCCCTGCTGTTGCATCCACAAATGCGGTCATCGCTG CTGCTTGCGCCacagaagtttttaaaattgctacAAG TGCATATATCCCATTGAATAACTATCTGGTTTTTAATGATGTGGATGGATTGTATACTTATACATTTGAAGCAGAGCGAAAG GACAACTGTTCAGCATGTAGTCAGGTTCCTCAAAAACTACAGTTCCCACCGTCTGCTAAACTGCAGGAGGTGTTGGAGTATCTGACTGAGAATGCTTCTCT TCAAATGAAGTCTCCAGCTATCACTGCAACACTTGAAGGCAAAAATAAAACACTCTACCTGCAG ACCATTGCCTCAATTGAAGAAAGAACGAGACCCAATCTTTGCAAAACTTTGAAAG aaCTGGGATTGGCCGATGGACAGGAGTTAGCTGTTGCTGATGTCACCACACCTCAGACTGTCCTCTTCAAGCTCAACTTCACATCAGAAACATGCAGCATTAAACATGTGCAAAATTAA
- the LOC141290997 gene encoding NEDD8-activating enzyme E1 catalytic subunit-like isoform X2: MLRAGCSMAVEGCSIGDWDGRWNHVQKFLERTGPFTHPDFEPSEETLQFLLETCKILVIGAGGLGCELLKNLALSGFRHIHVVDMDIIDVSNLNRQFLFRSKDVGHPKADVAAEFINQRVPGCNVTPHFKKIQDFDASFYRQFHIIVCGLDSIIARRWINGMLLSLLSYEDGVLDPSSIIPLIDGGTEGFKGNARVILPGMTACIDCTLELYPPQITFPMCTIASMPRLPEHCIEYVKVLQWPKDKPFGDAVSLDGDNPEHVQWVLQESLKRAAEFNITGVTYRLTQGVVKRIIPAVASTNAVIAAACATEVFKIATSAYIPLNNYLVFNDVDGLYTYTFEAERKDNCSACSQVPQKLQFPPSAKLQEVLEYLTENASLQMKSPAITATLEGKNKTLYLQTIASIEERTRPNLCKTLKELGLADGQELAVADVTTPQTVLFKLNFTSETCSIKHVQN, translated from the exons ATGCTAAGAGCTGGCTGCAG CATGGCAGTTGAAGGTTGCAGTATTGGTGACTGGGATGGTCGCTGGAATCATGTGCAGAAGTTCCTGGAAAGAACTGGCCCCTTCACACACCCAGACTTTGAACCTAGTGAGGAG ACACTACAGTTTCTGTTGGAAACATGCAAAATCCTGGTCATTGGAGCTGGGGGTCTTGGCTGTGAACTACTGAAAAACCTG GCTCTGTCAGGTTTTCGTCATATTCATGTTGTGGATATGGACATCATTGACGTCTCCAACCTCAACAGACAGTTTCTGTTTAG GTCCAAAGATGTTGGACACCCTAAAGCAGATGTGGCAGCTGAGTTTATAAACCAGCGTGTTCCTGGTTGTAATGTCACACC ACACTTTAAAAAAATTCAAGATTTTGATGCTTCATTTTATAGAC AGTTTCATATTATTGTTTGTGGGCTGGACTCAATCATTGCCAGGCGCTGGATCAATGGGATGCTG ttgtccCTGCTCTCTTATGAAGATGGAGTTTTGGATCCCAGCTCTATCATTCCTCTGATAGATGGAGGGACAGAGGGCTTTAAGGGGAATGCAAGAGTCATCCTGCCAGGAATGACAGCCTGTATAGACTGCACACTGGAGCTTTACCCACCACAA ATCACTTTCCCAATGTGCACTATTGCCTCAATGCCACGGCTACCAGAGCACTGTATAGAGTATGTGAAAGTGCTGCAGTGGCCCAAAGACAAACCCTTTGGAG ATGCTGTTAGTCTGGATGGTGATAATCCAGAGCACGTTCAGTGGGTGCTCCAGGAGTCTTTAAAGAGAGCAGCTGAGTTTAATATCACTGGTGTCACCTACAGACTCACTCAAG GTGTGGTTAAGCGAATCATCCCTGCTGTTGCATCCACAAATGCGGTCATCGCTG CTGCTTGCGCCacagaagtttttaaaattgctacAAG TGCATATATCCCATTGAATAACTATCTGGTTTTTAATGATGTGGATGGATTGTATACTTATACATTTGAAGCAGAGCGAAAG GACAACTGTTCAGCATGTAGTCAGGTTCCTCAAAAACTACAGTTCCCACCGTCTGCTAAACTGCAGGAGGTGTTGGAGTATCTGACTGAGAATGCTTCTCT TCAAATGAAGTCTCCAGCTATCACTGCAACACTTGAAGGCAAAAATAAAACACTCTACCTGCAG ACCATTGCCTCAATTGAAGAAAGAACGAGACCCAATCTTTGCAAAACTTTGAAAG aaCTGGGATTGGCCGATGGACAGGAGTTAGCTGTTGCTGATGTCACCACACCTCAGACTGTCCTCTTCAAGCTCAACTTCACATCAGAAACATGCAGCATTAAACATGTGCAAAATTAA
- the LOC141290997 gene encoding NEDD8-activating enzyme E1 catalytic subunit-like isoform X1, with translation MADGEDPEKKRRRLAALTENMAVEGCSIGDWDGRWNHVQKFLERTGPFTHPDFEPSEETLQFLLETCKILVIGAGGLGCELLKNLALSGFRHIHVVDMDIIDVSNLNRQFLFRSKDVGHPKADVAAEFINQRVPGCNVTPHFKKIQDFDASFYRQFHIIVCGLDSIIARRWINGMLLSLLSYEDGVLDPSSIIPLIDGGTEGFKGNARVILPGMTACIDCTLELYPPQITFPMCTIASMPRLPEHCIEYVKVLQWPKDKPFGDAVSLDGDNPEHVQWVLQESLKRAAEFNITGVTYRLTQGVVKRIIPAVASTNAVIAAACATEVFKIATSAYIPLNNYLVFNDVDGLYTYTFEAERKDNCSACSQVPQKLQFPPSAKLQEVLEYLTENASLQMKSPAITATLEGKNKTLYLQTIASIEERTRPNLCKTLKELGLADGQELAVADVTTPQTVLFKLNFTSETCSIKHVQN, from the exons ATGGCGGATGGAGAAGATCC GGAGAAGAAAAGAAGGAGATTAGCGGCGCTGACTGAGAA CATGGCAGTTGAAGGTTGCAGTATTGGTGACTGGGATGGTCGCTGGAATCATGTGCAGAAGTTCCTGGAAAGAACTGGCCCCTTCACACACCCAGACTTTGAACCTAGTGAGGAG ACACTACAGTTTCTGTTGGAAACATGCAAAATCCTGGTCATTGGAGCTGGGGGTCTTGGCTGTGAACTACTGAAAAACCTG GCTCTGTCAGGTTTTCGTCATATTCATGTTGTGGATATGGACATCATTGACGTCTCCAACCTCAACAGACAGTTTCTGTTTAG GTCCAAAGATGTTGGACACCCTAAAGCAGATGTGGCAGCTGAGTTTATAAACCAGCGTGTTCCTGGTTGTAATGTCACACC ACACTTTAAAAAAATTCAAGATTTTGATGCTTCATTTTATAGAC AGTTTCATATTATTGTTTGTGGGCTGGACTCAATCATTGCCAGGCGCTGGATCAATGGGATGCTG ttgtccCTGCTCTCTTATGAAGATGGAGTTTTGGATCCCAGCTCTATCATTCCTCTGATAGATGGAGGGACAGAGGGCTTTAAGGGGAATGCAAGAGTCATCCTGCCAGGAATGACAGCCTGTATAGACTGCACACTGGAGCTTTACCCACCACAA ATCACTTTCCCAATGTGCACTATTGCCTCAATGCCACGGCTACCAGAGCACTGTATAGAGTATGTGAAAGTGCTGCAGTGGCCCAAAGACAAACCCTTTGGAG ATGCTGTTAGTCTGGATGGTGATAATCCAGAGCACGTTCAGTGGGTGCTCCAGGAGTCTTTAAAGAGAGCAGCTGAGTTTAATATCACTGGTGTCACCTACAGACTCACTCAAG GTGTGGTTAAGCGAATCATCCCTGCTGTTGCATCCACAAATGCGGTCATCGCTG CTGCTTGCGCCacagaagtttttaaaattgctacAAG TGCATATATCCCATTGAATAACTATCTGGTTTTTAATGATGTGGATGGATTGTATACTTATACATTTGAAGCAGAGCGAAAG GACAACTGTTCAGCATGTAGTCAGGTTCCTCAAAAACTACAGTTCCCACCGTCTGCTAAACTGCAGGAGGTGTTGGAGTATCTGACTGAGAATGCTTCTCT TCAAATGAAGTCTCCAGCTATCACTGCAACACTTGAAGGCAAAAATAAAACACTCTACCTGCAG ACCATTGCCTCAATTGAAGAAAGAACGAGACCCAATCTTTGCAAAACTTTGAAAG aaCTGGGATTGGCCGATGGACAGGAGTTAGCTGTTGCTGATGTCACCACACCTCAGACTGTCCTCTTCAAGCTCAACTTCACATCAGAAACATGCAGCATTAAACATGTGCAAAATTAA